A genomic window from Silene latifolia isolate original U9 population chromosome 11, ASM4854445v1, whole genome shotgun sequence includes:
- the LOC141614523 gene encoding uncharacterized protein LOC141614523 produces the protein MNNPNKQLDIRRFLHQNKIGLFGLVETKIKEHDFLSTLHNLGHYWEGVNNNYYHPGGRVWIIWVPQLFSVNVIASSIKGILSCGGCDIGTSALFWFTVVYGFNSEGDRHDLWNQLKVLKDNCTVPWSICGDFNSLLNFNERIGSEVSWNEICEFRHCVDYCEVTDIQAHGSFFTWNNKQDPTTRVFSRLDRFLVNLEWMELYPNSYAYFMNEGTFDHCPCIFYRTIDQPTRKPGFRYFNMWSLDLSFKTIVQHEWNKTGNGVKMYQVLLDDLQEQLKQNPQDQLISRAEREAAESFTLLHKAKYSYLQQKSKSEWLKRGDENTRFFHCQIKQRQIHNKIFSIKDIHVFGKVIDDHCPDFFFVFVSPEEIKQCFFSIPADKSPGPDGFSSQFFKDSWDIVGPSICEAITDFFSSGKILKQLNTTNITLIPKISNPQSVLEFRPIACCNTIYKCIAKLLCNRLGDVLPDLVSINQGGFIKGRNIVENVLICQDLVRLYNRKAASPQCLLKIDLRKAYDSVE, from the exons ATGAATAACCCAAATAAGCAATTAGACATTAGGAGATTTCTTCATCAGAATAAAATTGGCTTGTTTGGGCTAGtggaaactaaaataaaggagcaTGATTTTCTTTCAACTCTTCATAACTTAGGGCATTATTGGGAAGGTGTCAATAATAATTACTATCATCCAGGAGGCAGAGTCTGGATTATTTGGGTGCCTCAACTGTTTTCGGTTAATGTCATAGCTAGTTCGATCAAAGGCATATTATCTTGTGGAGGTTGCGATATTGGGACTAGTGCTTTGTTCTGGTTTACAGTTGTGTATGGCTTTAATTCTGAGGGGGATAGACATGATCTTTGGAACCAGCTGAAAGTACTTAAGGATAATTGCACTGTCCCTTGGAGTATTTGTGGTGATTTCAATTCTCTTCTGAATTTTAATGAGAGAATTGGGAGTGAGGTATCGTGGAATGAAATCTGTGAATTCAGGCATTGTGTGGACTACTGTGAAGTCACTGACATTCAAGCTCATGGTTCTTTCTTTACATGGAATAATAAGCAAGACCCGACTACAAGAGTTTTTTCTAGACTTGACAGATTTCTTGTCAATTTGGAGTGGATGGAGTTGTATCCTAATAGCTATGCCTATTTCATGAATGAGGGCACTTTTGATCATTGTCCTTGTATTTTTTATAGGACCATTGATCAACCCACAAGAAAACCTGGATTTAGatactttaatatgtggagcCTTGATCTTTCTTTTAAAACTATTGTTCAGCATGAGTGGAACAAGACTGGGAATGGAGTTAAGATGTATCAA GTTCTTCTAGATGATTTACAAGAACAGCTTAAGCAAAATCCCCAAGATCAGCTTATCAGTAGGGCAGAAAGGGAAGCTGCTGAGTCTTTCACTCTGCTGCACAAGGCTAAATATAGTTATCTTCAGCAGAAATCTAAGTCTGAATGGCTAAAAAGGGGTGATGAGAACACCAGATTCTTTCATTGTCAGATCAAGCAGAGACAGATTCATAATAAAATTTTTTCTATCAAAGATATTCATG TCTTTGGGAAAGTCATAGATGATCACTGTCCAGACTTCTTCTTCGTCTTTGTGTCACCCGAGGAAATCAAACAGTGTTTCTTCTCCATTCCTGCTGATAAGAGTCCAGGCCCTGATGGATTTTCCAGCCAATTTTTTAAGGACTCTTGGGACATTGTTGGTCCTAGTATTTGTGAGGCTATTACTGACTTCTTCTCTTCTGGTAAAATTCTTAAACAGCTCAATACTACAAATATTACTCTTATTCCTAAGATAAGTAATCCTCAAAGTGTGCTGGAATTCAGGCCTATAGCCTGTTGTAATACCATTTACAAGTGCATAGCCAAGTTATTGTGCAACAGGCTGGGGGATGTTCTGCCTGATCTTGTGAGTATTAACCAGGGTGGGTTCATTAAAGGGCGTAACATTGTTGAGAATGTGCTTATTTGCCAGGATCTTGTTAGATTATATAATAGGAAAGCTGCTTCTCCACAATGCCTTCTCAAAATAGACTTAAGAAAGGCTTATGATAGTGTGGAATAG